A genome region from Myxococcales bacterium includes the following:
- a CDS encoding nickel-dependent hydrogenase large subunit: MGTRIVIDPITRIEGHLRIDCEVDGGKVTDAWASGTMWRGVEQILLGRDPRDAWAITQRFCGVCTTVHAIASVRAVEDALAMPVPKNAQYIRNLMIAAHAVHDELVHFYHLSALDWVDVTSALKADPKATAALAESISAWPLNGVTVHAATKARLETLVGSGQLGIFANGYWGHPAMKLPPEVNLLAVTHYLQALEVQRKANKIVSILGSKTPHIQNVAVGGVSNPIALESQSVLSIERLLAVKAAIDELKQFITQVYTIDVAAVAAFYPEWTTIGKGVVNYLAAPDFPLDEQGTQFSTPGGYIPGGDLAKLQRITTFGDALLKDNVAESVKHAWYRGGKGPLHPYAGETVAEYTDHQPDAKYSFVKSPTFAGQPAQVGPLARVLVAAAVGDQAILKHLTRVLATVEAVGKIKVPLDGLHSTIGRHAARSVMCARNVEILEEQWGLLMANIAAGDVQTFEKPVFPSGETRGFGFHEAPRGILSHWVVIDGGKIKNYQAVVPTTWNAAPRNEADQPGPYEASLVGTPLADPERPLEVLRTIHSFDPCLACAVHLVDPARRDIVAVRAL; the protein is encoded by the coding sequence ATGGGCACGCGCATCGTCATCGACCCCATCACCCGCATCGAGGGCCACCTCCGGATCGACTGTGAGGTCGACGGCGGCAAGGTCACCGACGCCTGGGCCTCGGGCACCATGTGGCGCGGCGTCGAGCAGATCCTGCTCGGCCGCGACCCGCGCGACGCCTGGGCCATCACCCAGCGGTTCTGCGGCGTGTGCACGACCGTCCACGCGATCGCGTCGGTGCGCGCGGTCGAGGACGCGCTGGCGATGCCGGTGCCCAAGAACGCGCAGTACATCCGCAACCTGATGATCGCGGCCCACGCCGTCCACGACGAGCTGGTCCACTTCTACCACCTGTCGGCGCTCGACTGGGTCGACGTCACCTCGGCGCTCAAGGCCGATCCCAAGGCCACGGCGGCGCTGGCCGAGAGCATCTCGGCCTGGCCGCTGAACGGCGTCACGGTCCACGCCGCGACCAAGGCCCGGCTCGAGACGCTGGTCGGCAGCGGCCAGCTCGGCATCTTCGCCAACGGCTACTGGGGCCACCCGGCGATGAAGCTGCCGCCCGAGGTCAACCTGCTGGCGGTGACCCACTACCTGCAGGCGCTCGAGGTCCAGCGCAAGGCCAACAAGATCGTCTCGATCCTCGGCAGCAAGACCCCGCACATCCAGAACGTCGCGGTCGGCGGCGTGTCCAACCCGATCGCGCTCGAGAGCCAGTCGGTGCTGTCGATCGAGCGCCTGCTCGCGGTCAAGGCGGCGATCGACGAGCTCAAGCAGTTCATCACGCAGGTCTACACGATCGACGTCGCCGCGGTCGCGGCCTTCTACCCGGAGTGGACGACGATCGGCAAGGGCGTGGTCAACTACCTGGCCGCGCCCGACTTCCCGCTCGACGAGCAGGGCACCCAGTTCTCGACCCCGGGCGGCTACATCCCCGGCGGCGATCTGGCCAAGCTCCAGCGGATCACCACGTTCGGCGACGCGCTGCTCAAGGACAACGTCGCCGAGAGCGTCAAGCACGCGTGGTACCGCGGCGGCAAGGGCCCGCTGCACCCGTACGCGGGCGAGACGGTGGCCGAGTACACCGACCACCAGCCCGACGCGAAGTACTCGTTCGTCAAGTCGCCGACCTTCGCTGGCCAGCCGGCCCAGGTCGGGCCGCTGGCGCGGGTGCTGGTCGCGGCCGCGGTCGGCGATCAGGCGATCCTCAAGCACCTGACCCGGGTGCTCGCGACGGTCGAGGCCGTCGGCAAGATCAAGGTGCCGCTCGACGGGCTGCACTCGACGATCGGCCGCCACGCCGCGCGCTCGGTGATGTGCGCCCGCAACGTCGAGATCCTCGAGGAGCAGTGGGGGCTGCTCATGGCCAACATCGCCGCCGGCGACGTCCAGACCTTCGAGAAGCCGGTGTTCCCGTCGGGCGAGACCCGCGGGTTCGGGTTCCACGAGGCCCCGCGCGGGATCCTGTCCCACTGGGTGGTGATCGACGGCGGCAAGATCAAGAACTACCAGGCGGTCGTGCCGACCACGTGGAACGCGGCGCCGCGCAACGAGGCCGATCAGCCCGGGCCGTACGAGGCGTCGCTGGTGGGCACGCCGCTGGCGGATCCCGAGCGGCCGCTCGAGGTGCTGCGCACGATCCACTCGTTCGATCCGTGCCTGGCCTGCGCGGTCCACCTGGTGGACCCAGCGCGCCGCGACATCGTCGCAGTCAGGGCGCTATAG
- the hybB gene encoding Ni/Fe-hydrogenase cytochrome b subunit, whose product MSAAAEPRPDEAAPIGGRIWSPFIGVLALLVGVAGAVIAVRFLRGLGAVTNLSDGYPWGLWIAYDDVIGSALGASGFTVAFVVYILNRGQYHPMVRPALLTALFGYLLAGASVVIDLGRYWDFWHVFLPRYAQWNSVLLGVSLCMTAYTLVLFLELMPVVLEKLGWKRTRQKIDRLLFVVVAIGVVLPTIHQASLGSMLLVFGPQIDPLYQTQLLPVLFLSSTMGMGLAAVVIESSVTSLALRRPVERELLTKLMKVGQVVAAAFVVARFIDLAVRGQLGGLVVARPLVLLFWIETALFAAPVVLLWGPASHRPARVFVAAMAMAVAGILYRLDAYLVAYDTGAGWHYFPSLGELVVTIGLIAFEILAFIIAIRVLPVLPKLGGARAAAGPA is encoded by the coding sequence GTGAGCGCCGCGGCCGAGCCCCGGCCCGACGAGGCCGCGCCGATCGGCGGGCGGATCTGGTCGCCGTTCATCGGCGTGCTGGCGCTCCTGGTCGGCGTCGCCGGCGCGGTCATCGCGGTGCGGTTCCTGCGCGGCCTGGGCGCGGTCACGAACCTGTCCGACGGCTACCCGTGGGGGCTGTGGATCGCCTACGACGACGTGATCGGCTCGGCGCTCGGCGCCAGCGGCTTCACCGTCGCGTTCGTCGTCTACATCCTCAACCGCGGCCAGTACCACCCGATGGTGCGGCCGGCGCTCCTGACCGCGCTGTTCGGCTACCTGCTGGCCGGCGCGTCGGTCGTGATCGACCTCGGGCGCTACTGGGACTTCTGGCACGTGTTCCTGCCGCGCTACGCCCAGTGGAACTCGGTGCTGCTGGGCGTGTCGCTGTGCATGACCGCGTACACGCTGGTGCTGTTCCTCGAGCTGATGCCGGTCGTGCTCGAGAAGCTGGGCTGGAAGCGGACGCGCCAGAAGATCGACCGGCTGCTGTTCGTCGTGGTCGCGATCGGCGTGGTCCTGCCGACGATCCACCAGGCGTCGCTGGGCTCGATGCTGCTGGTGTTCGGCCCGCAGATCGATCCGCTGTACCAGACCCAGCTCCTGCCGGTGCTGTTCCTGTCCTCGACCATGGGCATGGGCCTGGCGGCGGTGGTGATCGAGAGCAGCGTCACGTCGCTGGCGCTGCGGCGGCCGGTCGAGCGCGAGCTCTTGACCAAGCTGATGAAGGTCGGGCAGGTGGTGGCCGCGGCGTTCGTCGTGGCCCGGTTCATCGACCTGGCGGTGCGCGGACAGCTGGGCGGGCTGGTGGTGGCGCGGCCGCTGGTGCTGCTGTTCTGGATCGAGACCGCGCTGTTCGCGGCGCCGGTGGTGCTCCTGTGGGGGCCGGCCAGCCATCGGCCGGCGCGGGTGTTCGTCGCCGCCATGGCGATGGCCGTGGCCGGCATCCTGTACCGCCTCGACGCCTACCTGGTCGCCTACGACACCGGCGCCGGCTGGCACTACTTCCCGTCGCTGGGCGAGCTGGTCGTCACGATCGGCCTGATCGCCTTCGAGATCCTGGCCTTCATCATCGCGATCCGGGTGCTGCCGGTCCTGCCCAAGCTGGGCGGGGCGCGGGCGGCCGCCGGCCCCGCGTGA
- the hybA gene encoding hydrogenase 2 operon protein HybA has translation MLTRRTMLRGLAGGAGAVAATPLCREAQARGARHLPDGALGLLFDGTLCIGCRACMAACKEANDLPAEHTALTIGNYWDAPLDISGETLNVIKCYREGAGTKKDEVKDGFAFTKVSCMHCVDPSCVSACPVSAMTKDQVTGVVKYNVDACIGCRYCVAACPFNVPRFTFDTPDPHISKCQLCYHRAVDGKYAACAEVCPTGATLFGPVIDLKAEIARRRALTPGAETTYPRGKIGGTDTYRGAAGRYVARTYGEHEIGGTQVMHLSGVPFELLNKPKLPSVAPARISESLQHAIYNNLIAPLGFLGALALLAWRNMRPKRDAAPPPTGGGS, from the coding sequence ATGCTGACCCGCAGAACCATGCTCCGAGGTCTGGCTGGCGGCGCCGGCGCGGTCGCCGCGACGCCGCTGTGCCGGGAGGCCCAGGCGCGCGGTGCCCGGCACCTGCCCGACGGCGCGCTCGGGCTCCTGTTCGACGGCACGCTGTGCATCGGCTGCCGCGCGTGCATGGCGGCGTGCAAGGAGGCCAACGACCTGCCGGCCGAGCACACCGCCCTGACGATCGGCAACTACTGGGACGCCCCGCTCGACATCTCGGGCGAGACGCTCAACGTGATCAAGTGTTATCGCGAGGGCGCCGGCACCAAGAAGGACGAGGTGAAGGACGGCTTCGCGTTCACCAAGGTCTCGTGCATGCACTGCGTCGATCCGTCGTGCGTCTCGGCGTGCCCGGTCTCGGCGATGACCAAGGACCAGGTCACCGGCGTCGTCAAGTACAACGTCGACGCGTGCATCGGCTGCCGCTACTGCGTGGCGGCGTGCCCGTTCAACGTGCCGCGGTTCACGTTCGACACGCCGGACCCGCACATCTCCAAGTGCCAGCTCTGCTACCACCGCGCGGTCGACGGCAAGTACGCCGCGTGCGCCGAGGTGTGCCCGACCGGCGCGACGCTGTTCGGCCCGGTCATCGACCTCAAGGCCGAGATCGCCCGGCGGCGCGCGCTGACCCCGGGGGCCGAGACCACGTACCCGCGCGGCAAGATCGGCGGCACGGACACGTACCGCGGCGCCGCCGGCCGCTACGTCGCGCGCACCTACGGCGAGCACGAGATCGGCGGCACCCAGGTGATGCACCTGTCGGGCGTGCCGTTCGAGCTGCTCAACAAGCCGAAGCTGCCGTCGGTGGCGCCGGCCCGGATCTCCGAGTCGCTGCAGCACGCGATCTACAACAACCTGATCGCGCCGCTCGGGTTCCTGGGCGCGCTGGCGCTCCTGGCCTGGCGCAACATGCGGCCCAAGCGTGACGCGGCGCCGCCGCCGACCGGAGGTGGGTCGTGA
- a CDS encoding hydrogenase small subunit, with amino-acid sequence MQRTLPLAPRADDLDRAEARFGMPRREFLQVCGGLAAAMGLSMAAAPAVAQALATARRPSVIWLHFQECTGCTESLLRAEHPTLEKLILDVISLDYHETLMAAAGHQAEDARRAAMAANKGAYVLVVEGAIPTGANGAYCKIGGQTAIELVKECAADAAAVIAIGSCASWGGMPSTAPNPTGASSVAEILGKPVLTIPGCPPNPYNFLTTVVHYLVLGTLPDLDAKGRPKFAYGRLIHENCERRAHFDAGRFAIEFGDEGHRQGWCLYKLGCKGPETYANCPSILFGDAGTGTWPVGCGHPCIGCTEQGVGFTKPIHALANLLTVTPPTQFARPAEQQGQGSTLATVATVAAVGGLAVGVGARIAKNLGNRPDEPPAAAGDEGTR; translated from the coding sequence ATGCAACGGACGCTCCCGCTCGCACCTCGAGCCGACGATCTCGATCGCGCAGAAGCGCGCTTCGGGATGCCCCGGCGTGAGTTCCTCCAGGTCTGTGGCGGGCTGGCCGCCGCGATGGGCCTGTCGATGGCCGCGGCGCCGGCGGTGGCGCAAGCGCTGGCCACGGCGCGACGGCCGTCGGTGATCTGGCTGCACTTCCAGGAGTGCACCGGCTGCACCGAGAGCCTGCTGCGCGCCGAGCACCCGACGCTCGAGAAGCTGATCCTCGACGTGATCTCGCTCGACTACCACGAGACCTTGATGGCCGCGGCCGGCCACCAGGCCGAGGACGCGCGGCGCGCGGCGATGGCGGCCAACAAGGGCGCCTACGTGCTCGTCGTCGAGGGCGCGATCCCGACCGGCGCCAACGGCGCCTACTGCAAGATCGGCGGCCAGACCGCGATCGAGCTGGTCAAGGAGTGCGCGGCCGACGCCGCCGCGGTGATCGCGATCGGCTCGTGCGCGTCGTGGGGCGGCATGCCGTCGACCGCGCCCAACCCGACCGGCGCCAGCTCGGTGGCCGAGATCCTCGGCAAGCCGGTGCTGACGATCCCCGGCTGCCCGCCCAACCCGTACAACTTCCTCACCACCGTCGTGCACTACCTGGTCCTCGGCACGCTGCCGGACCTCGACGCCAAGGGCCGCCCGAAGTTCGCGTACGGTCGGCTCATCCACGAGAACTGCGAGCGGCGCGCGCACTTCGACGCTGGCCGGTTCGCGATCGAGTTCGGCGACGAGGGGCATCGGCAGGGCTGGTGCCTGTACAAGCTGGGCTGCAAGGGGCCGGAGACCTACGCCAACTGCCCGTCGATCTTGTTCGGCGACGCCGGCACCGGCACGTGGCCGGTCGGGTGCGGGCACCCGTGCATCGGCTGCACCGAGCAGGGCGTCGGCTTCACCAAGCCGATCCACGCGCTGGCCAACCTGCTGACCGTGACGCCGCCGACCCAGTTCGCGCGGCCGGCCGAGCAGCAGGGCCAGGGCTCGACCCTGGCGACCGTGGCGACGGTCGCGGCCGTGGGCGGGCTGGCGGTCGGCGTCGGCGCGCGCATCGCCAAGAACCTCGGCAACCGTCCCGACGAGCCGCCCGCGGCCGCCGGCGACGAAGGCACGCGGTAG
- a CDS encoding YcbK family protein produces MNLRRVLLLGALALGLVASGVVGPAGVGSVGEVATAHAKGSGAAKGGKAAAKPATKGAKSTKGGKATKTAAKNRKGAKNAKGGKVAKGKQARGGKKVAAARTGSPQSAVRGNRTSGKIKLCKDVTVGKGRKARVRKKCSFVQEFQGHGAGRLEVAELTQPSGDLWLRSENLQEEIRVQLYKPDGEYDEAALAALDNIFRCKRSKEVRAMDPRLYDQLSRIQDHFGGKQIEVVSGFRFVDRDSSRHFHASAMDIKVKGASVREQYTFAQALDRGGMGIGIYPHSGFIHVDFRAPGEASYRWTDYSGPNSGKKATKKKAGRTARAKRPTS; encoded by the coding sequence GTGAACCTACGTCGCGTTCTCTTGCTCGGTGCCCTCGCGCTCGGGCTCGTCGCGTCGGGTGTCGTCGGTCCAGCGGGCGTCGGGTCGGTCGGTGAGGTCGCGACGGCTCACGCCAAGGGCAGCGGGGCGGCCAAGGGCGGCAAGGCCGCCGCGAAGCCGGCGACCAAGGGCGCCAAGTCGACCAAGGGTGGCAAGGCGACCAAGACCGCCGCGAAGAACCGCAAGGGCGCCAAGAACGCCAAGGGCGGCAAGGTCGCGAAGGGCAAGCAGGCCAGGGGCGGCAAGAAGGTCGCCGCGGCCCGGACCGGCTCGCCGCAGTCGGCGGTGCGCGGCAACCGCACCAGCGGCAAGATCAAGCTGTGCAAGGACGTCACCGTCGGCAAGGGCCGCAAGGCCCGCGTCCGCAAGAAGTGCTCGTTCGTGCAGGAGTTCCAGGGCCACGGCGCCGGCCGCCTCGAGGTCGCCGAGCTGACCCAGCCCTCGGGCGACCTGTGGCTGCGCTCGGAGAACCTCCAGGAGGAGATCCGGGTCCAGCTCTACAAGCCCGACGGCGAGTACGACGAGGCGGCGCTCGCGGCGCTCGACAACATCTTCCGGTGCAAGCGGTCCAAGGAGGTGCGGGCGATGGACCCGCGCCTGTACGACCAGCTGTCGCGCATCCAGGATCACTTCGGCGGCAAGCAGATCGAGGTGGTCTCGGGCTTCCGGTTCGTCGACCGCGACTCGAGCCGGCACTTCCACGCCTCGGCGATGGACATCAAGGTCAAGGGCGCCTCGGTCCGCGAGCAGTACACGTTCGCGCAGGCGCTCGACCGCGGCGGCATGGGCATCGGCATCTACCCGCACTCGGGCTTCATCCACGTCGACTTCCGCGCCCCGGGCGAGGCCAGCTACCGCTGGACCGACTACAGCGGCCCGAACAGCGGCAAGAAGGCGACGAAGAAGAAGGCTGGCCGGACGGCGCGCGCGAAGCGGCCGACGAGCTGA
- a CDS encoding cytidine/deoxycytidylate deaminase family protein gives MSQPQRASWDEYFMSIAQVVATRSTCPRKYVGAVIVGSRTILSTGYNGSIRGMPHCSDVGHMMEDGHCVATIHAETNAILQAAKNGVVIAGATLYVTASPCWNCFKQVANAGMVRICYGEFYRDTRSFEVAKQIGLELAHIPLPGVTLAPAPPLPPSAG, from the coding sequence ATGTCGCAACCCCAGCGCGCGTCGTGGGACGAGTACTTCATGAGCATCGCCCAGGTGGTGGCGACCCGATCGACCTGCCCCCGCAAGTACGTCGGCGCGGTCATCGTCGGCAGTCGCACGATCCTGTCGACCGGCTACAACGGCTCGATCCGGGGCATGCCGCACTGCTCGGACGTCGGCCACATGATGGAGGACGGCCACTGCGTCGCGACCATCCACGCCGAGACCAACGCGATCCTCCAGGCCGCCAAGAACGGCGTGGTGATCGCCGGCGCCACGCTCTACGTGACGGCGTCGCCGTGCTGGAACTGCTTCAAGCAGGTGGCCAACGCCGGGATGGTCCGCATCTGCTACGGCGAGTTCTACCGGGACACCCGCAGCTTCGAGGTGGCCAAGCAGATCGGCCTGGAGCTGGCGCACATCCCGCTGCCGGGTGTGACGCTCGCGCCCGCGCCGCCGCTGCCGCCGAGCGCCGGGTGA
- the ileS gene encoding isoleucine--tRNA ligase has protein sequence MSAQGQGKYKDTVTLPETAFPMRGDLAKREPELLAAWAEADIYRQIQTARADAPTFVLHDGPPYSNGHIHYGHILNKILKDLVVKHKTMMGFRAPYIPGWDTHGLPIELAVERELGPKRRELSQAQVRAACRDYALRFVGIQRAEFQRLGVFGDWANPYLTLSPVYEQAIVKALAAFARGGYLYRGKKPVYWCPRDRTALAEAEIDYKDKTSPTVYVRFALPDVDGAQLAPALAGTRVALPIWTTTPWTLPANLAIVLKPDLGYVAVPSPRDPGEVLVCARALVEAFTQAIGAPELAAQAVALDEDAVRTLEGARYVHPFVPAPSPDGPEFRVWFADYVTVEQGTGLVHTAPGHGADDYKTGVAHGLPPYAPLDDAGRYTAEAPAWLHGKSTDDANPLVIERLVADGALLNPPTDRYQHSYPHCWRCKGPILFRATAQWFIKIDHDGFRERALEGIRATTWIPEWGENRIHAMIANRPDWVLSRQRLWGTPIPAFHCGACEHPHAEATTMEHVAAIFAREGADAWWTRPAAELVPPGTTCAGCGADAAQFEKEMNIVDVWFESGVSWLAIAAQAPDHAAIDLYLEGSDQHRGWFHSSLLAGIGVAGKPPYAAVLTHGFVLDGATGTPYSKSEIERAKQEGRKVTYVPPEDIIKKSGAEMFRLWTGSTDFRNDIPYSQEQLGGLAEWYRKLRNTARFVLGNLADFDADVHDRASVAGGLRAVDRYLLAKVDDLVARVVAAYEAYEFHVAHRALVEFVTVDLSALYGDVVKDRTYCDAKDAPRRRAAQVVQYEALRAITLLAAPVLAFTCEDIWAHLPRRAGDPTSVHMATYPTGARLAEGDPLVADFAVLTAWRDRVTKALEPFRAAKHKSVDAAVTLRAPAADRAVLDRHAADLADLYIVSAVTVVDGVEPAVEVAAHGGVRCERCWKWFAALAALPSDVCHRCAAALPAP, from the coding sequence ATGTCCGCCCAGGGTCAGGGAAAGTACAAGGACACCGTCACGTTGCCCGAGACGGCGTTCCCGATGCGCGGCGATCTCGCCAAGCGCGAGCCCGAGCTGCTCGCGGCCTGGGCCGAGGCCGACATCTACCGGCAGATCCAGACCGCGCGCGCGGACGCGCCGACGTTCGTCCTGCACGACGGGCCGCCCTACTCCAACGGCCACATCCACTACGGCCACATCCTCAACAAGATCCTCAAGGACCTCGTCGTCAAGCACAAGACGATGATGGGGTTCCGCGCCCCGTACATCCCGGGCTGGGACACCCACGGCCTGCCGATCGAGCTCGCGGTCGAGCGCGAGCTCGGCCCCAAGCGCCGCGAGCTGAGCCAGGCCCAGGTCCGCGCCGCGTGCCGCGACTACGCGCTGCGGTTCGTCGGCATCCAGCGGGCCGAGTTCCAGCGCCTGGGCGTGTTCGGCGACTGGGCCAACCCGTACCTGACGCTGTCGCCGGTCTACGAGCAGGCGATCGTCAAGGCGCTGGCGGCGTTCGCCCGCGGCGGCTACCTGTACCGCGGCAAGAAGCCGGTCTACTGGTGCCCGCGCGATCGCACGGCGCTGGCCGAGGCCGAGATCGACTACAAGGACAAGACCTCGCCGACGGTCTACGTGCGGTTCGCGCTGCCCGACGTCGACGGCGCCCAGCTGGCCCCGGCGCTCGCCGGCACGCGGGTCGCGCTGCCGATCTGGACGACGACGCCGTGGACCCTGCCGGCCAACCTGGCGATCGTGCTCAAGCCCGACCTGGGTTACGTCGCGGTGCCGTCGCCGCGCGACCCCGGCGAGGTGCTGGTGTGCGCGCGCGCGCTGGTCGAGGCCTTCACCCAGGCGATCGGCGCGCCCGAGCTGGCGGCCCAGGCGGTCGCGCTCGACGAGGACGCCGTCCGCACGCTCGAGGGCGCGCGCTACGTCCACCCGTTCGTGCCGGCGCCCAGCCCCGACGGCCCCGAGTTCCGGGTGTGGTTCGCCGACTACGTCACCGTCGAGCAGGGCACCGGCCTGGTCCACACCGCGCCCGGCCACGGCGCCGACGACTACAAGACCGGCGTCGCCCACGGCCTGCCGCCGTACGCGCCGCTCGACGACGCCGGCCGCTACACCGCCGAGGCCCCGGCCTGGCTCCACGGCAAGTCGACCGACGACGCCAACCCGCTGGTGATCGAGCGCCTGGTCGCCGACGGCGCGCTGCTCAACCCGCCGACCGATCGCTACCAGCACAGCTACCCGCACTGCTGGCGCTGCAAGGGGCCGATCCTGTTCCGCGCGACCGCGCAGTGGTTCATCAAGATCGATCACGACGGCTTCCGCGAGCGCGCGCTCGAGGGCATCCGCGCGACGACCTGGATCCCTGAGTGGGGCGAGAACCGCATCCACGCGATGATCGCCAACCGGCCCGACTGGGTGCTGTCGCGCCAGCGGCTGTGGGGCACGCCGATCCCGGCGTTCCACTGCGGCGCGTGCGAGCACCCCCACGCCGAGGCCACGACGATGGAGCACGTCGCCGCGATCTTCGCGCGCGAGGGCGCCGACGCGTGGTGGACCCGGCCGGCCGCCGAGCTGGTGCCGCCGGGCACGACCTGCGCCGGCTGCGGCGCCGACGCCGCGCAGTTCGAGAAGGAGATGAACATCGTCGACGTCTGGTTCGAGTCGGGCGTGTCGTGGCTGGCGATCGCCGCCCAGGCGCCCGACCACGCGGCGATCGACCTGTACCTCGAGGGCTCGGACCAGCACCGCGGCTGGTTCCACAGCTCGCTCCTGGCCGGCATCGGCGTCGCCGGCAAGCCGCCGTACGCCGCGGTCCTGACCCACGGCTTCGTGCTCGACGGCGCCACCGGCACCCCGTACTCGAAGAGCGAGATCGAGCGGGCCAAGCAGGAGGGCCGCAAGGTCACCTACGTGCCGCCCGAGGACATCATCAAGAAGTCCGGCGCCGAGATGTTCCGGCTGTGGACCGGGTCGACCGACTTCCGCAACGACATCCCGTACTCGCAGGAGCAGCTCGGCGGCCTGGCCGAGTGGTACCGCAAGCTGCGCAACACCGCGCGGTTCGTGCTCGGCAACCTCGCCGACTTCGACGCCGACGTCCACGATCGCGCGTCGGTCGCCGGCGGCCTGCGCGCGGTCGATCGCTACCTGCTGGCCAAGGTCGACGATCTGGTCGCGCGCGTGGTCGCGGCCTACGAGGCCTACGAGTTCCACGTCGCGCACCGCGCGCTGGTCGAGTTCGTGACCGTCGACCTGTCGGCGCTCTACGGCGACGTCGTCAAGGATCGCACCTACTGCGACGCCAAGGACGCGCCGCGCCGCCGCGCCGCGCAGGTCGTGCAGTACGAGGCGCTGCGCGCGATCACGCTGCTGGCGGCGCCGGTGCTGGCGTTCACCTGCGAGGACATCTGGGCCCACCTGCCCCGCCGCGCTGGCGATCCGACCTCGGTGCACATGGCCACGTACCCGACCGGCGCGCGCCTGGCCGAGGGCGATCCGCTGGTGGCCGACTTCGCCGTGCTGACCGCGTGGCGCGACCGGGTGACCAAGGCGCTCGAGCCGTTCCGCGCCGCCAAGCACAAGTCGGTCGACGCCGCGGTGACGCTGCGGGCGCCGGCCGCTGATCGCGCGGTCCTGGACCGCCACGCCGCCGACCTCGCCGACCTGTACATCGTCTCGGCGGTGACCGTCGTCGACGGGGTCGAGCCCGCGGTCGAGGTCGCCGCGCACGGCGGCGTGCGCTGCGAGCGCTGCTGGAAGTGGTTCGCGGCCCTGGCCGCCCTCCCGAGTGATGTCTGTCACCGTTGCGCCGCCGCGCTGCCCGCGCCATAA
- the lspA gene encoding signal peptidase II, giving the protein MPRRWKIFLIVAMITLVADHASKYWARNSLDTHPAGCAIPADIVAHKCVGVKETVIDGYWDWRLSFNPGSAFGLFDSQDGARVFLSIVGILAVAAMVFMVKKAKDEQRLLAIALGLVAGGAVGNLLDRMYFGVVTDFVLWHYHAKEWPVFNVADVALVIGVGMMFFDVGGDGKQDKAKRQAKAAARAERIAKADAEDAAAKAKADAEAKADTAAAKADGAS; this is encoded by the coding sequence ATGCCTCGCCGCTGGAAGATCTTCCTCATCGTCGCGATGATCACGCTGGTCGCCGATCACGCGTCCAAGTACTGGGCGCGCAACTCGCTCGACACGCACCCGGCCGGCTGCGCGATCCCGGCCGACATCGTCGCGCACAAGTGCGTGGGCGTGAAGGAGACGGTGATCGACGGCTACTGGGACTGGCGGCTGTCGTTCAACCCCGGCTCGGCGTTCGGCCTGTTCGACAGCCAGGACGGCGCCCGGGTGTTCCTGTCGATCGTCGGCATCCTCGCCGTGGCGGCGATGGTGTTCATGGTCAAGAAGGCCAAGGACGAACAGCGCCTGCTGGCGATCGCCTTGGGCCTGGTCGCCGGCGGTGCCGTCGGCAACCTGCTCGACCGCATGTACTTCGGGGTCGTGACCGACTTCGTCCTGTGGCACTACCACGCCAAGGAGTGGCCGGTGTTCAACGTCGCCGACGTCGCGCTGGTGATCGGCGTCGGCATGATGTTCTTCGACGTCGGCGGCGACGGCAAGCAGGACAAGGCCAAGCGCCAGGCCAAGGCCGCGGCCCGGGCCGAGCGGATCGCCAAGGCCGACGCCGAGGACGCCGCCGCCAAGGCCAAGGCCGACGCCGAGGCCAAGGCCGACACCG